One segment of Vulcanisaeta thermophila DNA contains the following:
- a CDS encoding coiled-coil protein: MSLINEEEIESRIRELSNEALRLRDELNKKLSERERLRNELSNVRSEISRVISQLNSKRGELKQVRDSLNELRSARDTIISRMREIKRRRMEIIQEIRRRVEENRKYRELLRYINDLVGGKPVDKDKLKEAIERLEMEHETSPTDPEREWQFFRTIEQLMRELSAAEFMSRIRDRLSKNREEIGQLRSESANLRQELNNLYVNELSNIKGRIQELKKRREAIIEEIKKLKSERDSLKARRDELKASILKISAEIKELRGRIRELNEEINKYQLLLVAARKSKNLVQRRQEEERARELARRKAQETLDRLMKGERVALNDLLGLSEDENSEK, translated from the coding sequence ATGTCGCTTATTAATGAGGAAGAAATTGAGAGCAGGATAAGGGAGTTGAGTAATGAGGCTTTGAGGCTTAGGGATGAATTAAATAAGAAATTGAGCGAGAGGGAGAGGCTTAGGAATGAGTTGAGTAATGTGCGCAGTGAGATTAGTAGGGTTATTTCCCAGCTGAATAGTAAGAGGGGTGAGTTGAAGCAGGTGAGGGATTCCTTAAATGAGTTGAGGAGTGCGCGGGACACCATTATTAGCAGGATGAGGGAGATTAAGAGGAGGAGGATGGAGATTATTCAGGAGATTAGGAGGAGGGTTGAGGAGAATAGGAAGTATAGGGAGTTGTTGAGGTACATCAATGATTTAGTGGGCGGCAAGCCCGTTGATAAGGATAAGTTGAAGGAGGCGATTGAAAGGCTGGAGATGGAGCACGAGACCTCACCCACAGACCCCGAGAGGGAGTGGCAGTTCTTCAGGACCATTGAGCAGTTAATGAGGGAGTTAAGCGCCGCTGAGTTTATGAGTAGGATTAGGGATAGGTTGAGTAAGAATAGGGAGGAGATAGGTCAGTTGAGGAGTGAGAGTGCGAATTTGAGGCAGGAGTTGAATAATCTATACGTTAATGAGTTGAGTAATATTAAGGGTAGGATTCAGGAGTTGAAGAAGAGGAGGGAGGCCATAATTGAGGAGATAAAGAAGTTAAAGAGTGAGAGGGATTCCCTAAAGGCCAGGAGGGATGAGTTGAAGGCCTCCATACTGAAGATCTCCGCTGAGATTAAGGAGTTGAGGGGTAGGATTAGGGAGTTGAATGAGGAGATAAACAAGTACCAATTACTACTGGTGGCCGCCAGGAAGTCCAAGAACCTGGTGCAGAGGAGGCAGGAGGAGGAGAGGGCTAGGGAGTTGGCTAGGAGGAAGGCTCAGGAGACCCTGGATAGATTGATGAAGGGTGAAAGGGTGGCGCTAAATGATTTATTAGGGTTAAGTGAAGATGAGAATAGTGAGAAGTGA